One genomic region from Salvia hispanica cultivar TCC Black 2014 chromosome 2, UniMelb_Shisp_WGS_1.0, whole genome shotgun sequence encodes:
- the LOC125207841 gene encoding uncharacterized protein LOC125207841 isoform X1: protein MDLTVASQGGGGGVAQRDYRKGNWNIKETMTLIEAKRMDDERRMKRLGDTAERGKPAELRWKWVEDYCWRNGCFRSQNQCNDKWDNLMRDFKKVREFERRNAAERGGGGGEQEKSYWKMEKTERKDQNLPSNMLLQIYEALVAVVERKGQSAAAAGGSSGGGGGGGGAGSSIGNVGIPSGHIWGQQPSMPSPIVQCQPPPSPARLTPQPPPPAEAEPPASLPSAQPLPTVDSDTSEYSGSPAKRRRRRGGGGEGTSGGGAATLQEVGSAISRSASIIAEAIQSCEDREEERHKEMVSLHKRRLQIEESKAEINRQGINGLVDAINKLANSMLALAANRSQPSSK, encoded by the exons ATGGATCTGACAGTGGCGAGCCAaggtggcggcggcggggtGGCTCAGCGCGACTACAGAAAGGGGAACTGGAACATCAAGGAGACGATGACGCTGATCGAGGCGAAGCGGATGGACGACGAGCGGCGGATGAAGCGGCTGGGCGACACGGCGGAGAGGGGGAAGCCGGCGGAGCTGCGGTGGAAGTGGGTGGAGGACTACTGCTGGAGAAACGGCTGCTTCCGGAGCCAGAATCAGTGCAACGACAAGTGGGACAATCTGATGAGGGATTTCAAGAAAGTGAGGGAGTTTGAGCGGAGGAACGCGGCGGAGAGAGGAGGCGGCGGTGGAGAGCAGGAGAAGTCGTATTGGAAAATGGAGAAGACGGAGAGGAAAGACCAGAATTTGCCCTCGAACATGCTGCTGCAGATATACGAGGCGCTTGTGGCGGTGGTGGAGAGGAAAGGGCAATCAGCCGCGGCGGCGGGAGGTAGTAGTGGcggtggtggaggtggaggtggggCCGGGAGCTCTATTGGAAATGTGGGGATTCCTAGTGGGCATATTTGGGGACAGCAGCCTTCAATGCCGTCTCCTATTGTTCAGTGCCAGCCTCCTCCTTCTCCGGCAAGGCTGACGCCGCAACCGCCGCCTCCGGCGGAGGCGGAGCCGCCGGCGTCACTTCCATCTGCTCAACCATTACCCACAGTAG ATTCCGACACGAGCGAGTACTCGGGCTCACCGGCAAAGAGAAGGCGGCGaagaggcggaggcggagaAGGAACGAGCGGAGGTGGCGCCGCCACACTGCAAGAAGTAGGGTCTGCGATATCAAGGAGTGCTTCAATCATAGCAGAAGCAATTCAATCATGTGAGGATAGAGAAGAGGAGAGGCACAAAGAAATGGTGAGTTTGCACAAGAGAAGGCTCCAAATTGAGGAATCAAAGGCTGAGATCAATCGGCAAGGCATCAACGGCCTCGTCGACGCCATCAACAAGCTCGCAAACTCCATGCTTGCTCTGGCAGCCAACAGAAGCCAGCCCTcttccaaataa
- the LOC125207841 gene encoding uncharacterized protein LOC125207841 isoform X2: MDLTVASQGGGGGVAQRDYRKGNWNIKETMTLIEAKRMDDERRMKRLGDTAERGKPAELRWKWVEDYCWRNGCFRSQNQCNDKWDNLMRDFKKVREFERRNAAERGGGGGEQEKSYWKMEKTERKDQNLPSNMLLQIYEALVAVVERKGQSAAAAGGSSGGGGGGGGAGSSIGNVGIPSGHIWGQQPSMPSPIVQCQPPPSPARLTPQPPPPAEAEPPASLPSAQPLPTPDSDTSEYSGSPAKRRRRRGGGGEGTSGGGAATLQEVGSAISRSASIIAEAIQSCEDREEERHKEMVSLHKRRLQIEESKAEINRQGINGLVDAINKLANSMLALAANRSQPSSK; encoded by the exons ATGGATCTGACAGTGGCGAGCCAaggtggcggcggcggggtGGCTCAGCGCGACTACAGAAAGGGGAACTGGAACATCAAGGAGACGATGACGCTGATCGAGGCGAAGCGGATGGACGACGAGCGGCGGATGAAGCGGCTGGGCGACACGGCGGAGAGGGGGAAGCCGGCGGAGCTGCGGTGGAAGTGGGTGGAGGACTACTGCTGGAGAAACGGCTGCTTCCGGAGCCAGAATCAGTGCAACGACAAGTGGGACAATCTGATGAGGGATTTCAAGAAAGTGAGGGAGTTTGAGCGGAGGAACGCGGCGGAGAGAGGAGGCGGCGGTGGAGAGCAGGAGAAGTCGTATTGGAAAATGGAGAAGACGGAGAGGAAAGACCAGAATTTGCCCTCGAACATGCTGCTGCAGATATACGAGGCGCTTGTGGCGGTGGTGGAGAGGAAAGGGCAATCAGCCGCGGCGGCGGGAGGTAGTAGTGGcggtggtggaggtggaggtggggCCGGGAGCTCTATTGGAAATGTGGGGATTCCTAGTGGGCATATTTGGGGACAGCAGCCTTCAATGCCGTCTCCTATTGTTCAGTGCCAGCCTCCTCCTTCTCCGGCAAGGCTGACGCCGCAACCGCCGCCTCCGGCGGAGGCGGAGCCGCCGGCGTCACTTCCATCTGCTCAACCATTACCCACA CCAGATTCCGACACGAGCGAGTACTCGGGCTCACCGGCAAAGAGAAGGCGGCGaagaggcggaggcggagaAGGAACGAGCGGAGGTGGCGCCGCCACACTGCAAGAAGTAGGGTCTGCGATATCAAGGAGTGCTTCAATCATAGCAGAAGCAATTCAATCATGTGAGGATAGAGAAGAGGAGAGGCACAAAGAAATGGTGAGTTTGCACAAGAGAAGGCTCCAAATTGAGGAATCAAAGGCTGAGATCAATCGGCAAGGCATCAACGGCCTCGTCGACGCCATCAACAAGCTCGCAAACTCCATGCTTGCTCTGGCAGCCAACAGAAGCCAGCCCTcttccaaataa
- the LOC125207841 gene encoding uncharacterized protein LOC125207841 isoform X3: protein MDLTVASQGGGGGVAQRDYRKGNWNIKETMTLIEAKRMDDERRMKRLGDTAERGKPAELRWKWVEDYCWRNGCFRSQNQCNDKWDNLMRDFKKVREFERRNAAERGGGGGEQEKSYWKMEKTERKDQNLPSNMLLQIYEALVAVVERKGQSAAAAGGSSGGGGGGGGAGSSIGNVGIPSGHIWGQQPSMPSPIVQCQPPPSPARLTPQPPPPAEAEPPASLPSAQPLPTVARFRHERVLGLTGKEKAAKRRRRRRNERRWRRHTARSRVCDIKECFNHSRSNSIM, encoded by the exons ATGGATCTGACAGTGGCGAGCCAaggtggcggcggcggggtGGCTCAGCGCGACTACAGAAAGGGGAACTGGAACATCAAGGAGACGATGACGCTGATCGAGGCGAAGCGGATGGACGACGAGCGGCGGATGAAGCGGCTGGGCGACACGGCGGAGAGGGGGAAGCCGGCGGAGCTGCGGTGGAAGTGGGTGGAGGACTACTGCTGGAGAAACGGCTGCTTCCGGAGCCAGAATCAGTGCAACGACAAGTGGGACAATCTGATGAGGGATTTCAAGAAAGTGAGGGAGTTTGAGCGGAGGAACGCGGCGGAGAGAGGAGGCGGCGGTGGAGAGCAGGAGAAGTCGTATTGGAAAATGGAGAAGACGGAGAGGAAAGACCAGAATTTGCCCTCGAACATGCTGCTGCAGATATACGAGGCGCTTGTGGCGGTGGTGGAGAGGAAAGGGCAATCAGCCGCGGCGGCGGGAGGTAGTAGTGGcggtggtggaggtggaggtggggCCGGGAGCTCTATTGGAAATGTGGGGATTCCTAGTGGGCATATTTGGGGACAGCAGCCTTCAATGCCGTCTCCTATTGTTCAGTGCCAGCCTCCTCCTTCTCCGGCAAGGCTGACGCCGCAACCGCCGCCTCCGGCGGAGGCGGAGCCGCCGGCGTCACTTCCATCTGCTCAACCATTACCCACAGTAG CCAGATTCCGACACGAGCGAGTACTCGGGCTCACCGGCAAAGAGAAGGCGGCGaagaggcggaggcggagaAGGAACGAGCGGAGGTGGCGCCGCCACACTGCAAGAAGTAGGGTCTGCGATATCAAGGAGTGCTTCAATCATAGCAGAAGCAATTCAATCATGTGA
- the LOC125205559 gene encoding protein ROOT HAIR DEFECTIVE 3 homolog 2-like — translation MRQDFDDQVVQLQKQLISHNLDPSTSKLSLSSAKKTWDTIKEFKGFKAPPYRLMFATTRCDEIAVEKLKLFQANQAWLELEENAKTQLVKDFGARTNSILTTYLFEYDNETINFESGTKGGYDQQVHEVRSNKRQDLTVKALKVVYPAYMNTLGHLRSETLRSFTTQLKARIQNFSLSAFESYQSCYDSCMLQFDQQCADYATVEHAQWKGDALSVRKQLLREIREHALNQIRDELSISVTMEVFRVVRDVSVTDKWESIRRFMETAKLAGAGIFGGENEEIVADLEKHVRDRVVNIFKDESLNVEELIKHRFILALTPMDDNTMPTKEEAYRQCLDMLSTMAVIRLDDTYDVVQRVLRSELLMNANSGDGISLSSVTWENVPLQMTLITPLRCKQIWTNFKQKTEDCYSIAEKYEEVVHPDCTNTLGHIRSEVFRSFMTKLKARGQKFSLSAFQTCRDSCLLKFDKKCSVDATIEQDDAASVRKQLLRQMNEHALCQLRNDLSCSIITKVSKVILRDCSVEDIWDCIRLFLKSENERAKSAAVGIFGTEHKQIVSDLEQYARISVVTSVKLLFRNVEKHLKERFIDAISTSSKTMDKKEGHRQCLALLSTMAVIRLDDTYDVVHRVLNSEFLGSNRGAGTSSYPHSSHTWENVPQEMTLITPLQCEDIWTKFTQDMEHCLAIADAVVNQHQKKQDEKQDEKRPLRKWVVFGIAILGFYEFMAILICNPPAAVLFFVEVALQQGVLRKLKNKLIYSDTKEEFEKDDISKQSRFIKFLWSYMEKIYRIFRDKVLGNTFRQIYIN, via the exons ATGAGACAGGATTTTGATGATCAG GTGGTCCAACTCCAAAAGCAATTAATCTCCCATAACCTTGATCCCTCTACATCAAAACTTTCTTTGAGCAGTGCCAAGAAAACATGGGATACCATCAAAGAATTTAAAGGCTTCAAAGCTCCACCTTACAGG CTCATGTTTGCCACAACAAGATGTGATGAGATTGCCGTGGAAAAGTTGAAGCTCTTTCAAGCTAACCAg GCTTGGTTAGAATTAGAAGAAAATGCAAAAACTCAACTTGTGAAGGACTTCGGTGCACGAACAAACTCTATCTTGACTACGTATCTCTTCGA ATACGATAATGaaactataaattttgaaagtgGTACTAAAGGAGGTTACGATCAACAAGTACACGAAGTCAGAAGCAATAAACGTCAAGATCTGACGGTAAAAGCACTAAAG GTGGTCTATCCTGCTTACATGAATACGTTGGGTCATCTTCGATCCGAGACATTGCGAAGCTTCACGACTCAACTCAAAGCACGCATACAAAATTTTTCTCTGTCTGCTTTTGAGTCATATCAGTCATGCTATGACTCTTGTATGCTGCAGTTTGATCAGCAATGTGCAG atTATGCTACCGTAGAGCATGCACAATGGAAGGGTGATGCTTTAAGTGTGCGCAAACAACTACTCCGTGAAATTAGAGAACATGCACTAAATCAGATACGg GATGAACTCTCCATTAGTGTTACTATGGAAGTGTTTAGAGTTGTAAGAGATGTGAGTGTGACGGACAAATGGGAAAGTATTAGAAGATTCATGGAGACAGCTAAATTGGCGGGTGCTGGTATATTTGGAGGGGAGAATGAAGAAATCGTAGCTGATTTGGAGAAACACGTTAGAGACAGAGTGGTGAACATTTTCAAAGATGAATCTCTTAATGTCGAGGAACTCATAAAACACAG GTTCATTCTTGCTTTAACACCAATGGATGACAACACAATGCCAACTAAGGAGGAGGCCTACCGTCAG TGTTTGGATATGTTGTCCACAATGGCTGTAATTCGTTTAGATGATACATACGACGTCGTACAAAGAGTGCTACGTTCTGAGCTGCTGATGAATGCAAATAGCGGCGATGGGATTTCTCTTTCTTCCGTTACATGGGAAAAT GTCCCTCTTCAAATGACTTTGATCACCCCATTGAGATGCAAACAAATATGGACCAACTTTAAACAAAAGACTGAGGATTGTTATTCCATTGCTGAGAAATATGAAGAG GTGGTCCATCCTGATTGTACGAATACGTTGGGTCATATACGCTCGGAGGTATTCCGGAGCTTCATGACTAAACTCAAAGCACGTGGACAAAAATTTTCTCTATCTGCATTTCAGACATGCCGTGACTCTTGTTTGCTGAAGTTTGACAAAAAATGTTCAG TTGATGCTACCATAGAGCAGGATGATGCTGCCTCTGTGCGCAAACAACTTCTCCGTCAGATGAATGAACATGCACTATGTCAGCTGCGg AATGACCTTTCCTGTAGTATTATTACAAAAGTGTCGAAAGTTATACTCCGAGATTGCAGTGTGGAGGACATATGGGATTGTATTAGACTTTTCTTAAAGAGTGAGAATGAGAGAGCTAAATCGGCGGCTGTTGGTATATTTGGAACAGAGCATAAGCAAATTGTGTCTGATTTAGAGCAATATGCTAGAATCAGCGTGGTGACCAGTGTCAAACTTTTATTTCGCAATGTCGAGAAGCACTTAAAGGAAAG GTTCATTGATGCCATATCGACGAGCAGCAAGACGATGGATAAGAAAGAGGGCCACCGTCAG TGTTTGGCTCTCTTATCCACGATGGCTGTAATACGTTTAGATGACACGTACGACGTCGTACACAGAGTGCTAAATTCTGAATTCTTGGGTTCAAATAGAGGCGCAGGGACTTCATCATATCCTCACTCTTCACATACATgggaaaat GTCCCTCAAGAAATGACTTTGATCACCCCATTGCAATGCGAAGATATATGGACCAAGTTTACACAAGATATGGAGCATTGTCTGGCTATTGCTGATGCTGTTGTTAACCAACATCAAAAG AAGCAAGATGAGAAGCAAGATGAGAAGCGGCCACTTCGTAAATGGGTGGTCTTTGGAATAGCAATTCTCGGATTTTATGAGTTCATGGCTATACTGATTTG CAACCCGCCGGCCGCCGTTCTGTTCTTTGTAGAAGTAGCACTGCAGCAAGGGGTACttagaaaactcaaaaataaattaatatattctgACACCAAGGAGGAATTTGAAAAG GATGATATCTCTAAACAGTCTAGGTTCATTAAATTTCTATGGAGCTATATGGAGAAAATATATCGGATCTTTCGTGATAAGGTATTAGGAAATACTTTCCGTCAGATTTACATAAACTAA
- the LOC125205562 gene encoding uncharacterized protein LOC125205562 isoform X2 produces the protein MPKEKSTVLVAAAPPQQQQNFREKRRWEGDRAPSENKRPQFALKPPQNGGRQTAPNQMVEYRPRAPPCAKCSKNHHGKCKVGTNKCFNCGKGGHFSRECPDRNAGVRGRQNYQGQRPQLRALQAEPRGKAVLPSAPQPKRQLQQRLPTQARAFALRQKQPKTEPGNQEQGNLAG, from the exons ATGCCCAAGGAAAAGTCGACTGTACTTGTTGCTGCAGCACCACCTCAACAACAACAGAACTTTCGAGAGAAAAGGAGGTGGGAAGGGGATCGTGCCCCGAGTGAGAACAAGAGACCACAATTTGCTTTGAAGCCACCGCAGAACGGTGGAAGGCAAACTGCTCCGAATCAGATGGTGGAGTACCGACCTAGGGCCCCTCCCTGTGCTAAGTGCTCGAAGAATCATCACGGGAAGTGTAAGGTTGGGACTAATAAGTGCTTCAACTGTGGAAAGGGAGGACACTTCTCCAGAGAATGCCCGGATAGAAATGCTGGAGTCAGAGGGAGACAGAACTATCAAGGGCAGCGTCCGCAACTACGGGCACTTCAAGCTGAGCCAAGAGGAAAAGCAGTCCTACCTTCAGCCCCGCAACCCAAGCGGCAACTGCAACAGAGACTTCCTACCCAGGCCAGAGCTTTTGCACTGAGACAGAAGCAGCCAAAGACGGAGCCAGGGAACCAGGAGCAGGGCAATCTGGCAG gttga
- the LOC125205562 gene encoding uncharacterized protein LOC125205562 isoform X1, translating to MPKEKSTVLVAAAPPQQQQNFREKRRWEGDRAPSENKRPQFALKPPQNGGRQTAPNQMVEYRPRAPPCAKCSKNHHGKCKVGTNKCFNCGKGGHFSRECPDRNAGVRGRQNYQGQRPQLRALQAEPRGKAVLPSAPQPKRQLQQRLPTQARAFALRQKQPKTEPGNQEQGNLAGASTNVI from the exons ATGCCCAAGGAAAAGTCGACTGTACTTGTTGCTGCAGCACCACCTCAACAACAACAGAACTTTCGAGAGAAAAGGAGGTGGGAAGGGGATCGTGCCCCGAGTGAGAACAAGAGACCACAATTTGCTTTGAAGCCACCGCAGAACGGTGGAAGGCAAACTGCTCCGAATCAGATGGTGGAGTACCGACCTAGGGCCCCTCCCTGTGCTAAGTGCTCGAAGAATCATCACGGGAAGTGTAAGGTTGGGACTAATAAGTGCTTCAACTGTGGAAAGGGAGGACACTTCTCCAGAGAATGCCCGGATAGAAATGCTGGAGTCAGAGGGAGACAGAACTATCAAGGGCAGCGTCCGCAACTACGGGCACTTCAAGCTGAGCCAAGAGGAAAAGCAGTCCTACCTTCAGCCCCGCAACCCAAGCGGCAACTGCAACAGAGACTTCCTACCCAGGCCAGAGCTTTTGCACTGAGACAGAAGCAGCCAAAGACGGAGCCAGGGAACCAGGAGCAGGGCAATCTGGCAG GGGCGTCTACGAACGTCATCTAA